A genomic segment from Legionella micdadei encodes:
- a CDS encoding aldo/keto reductase, which translates to MEYITLGQSDLKVSRLCLGCMSYGDPTSGHYSWVLNEKDSRPFIKQALELGINFFDTANMYSFGASERVLGKALKDFAKRTEVVIATKVFFPMNKEDPNSGGLSRKSILHEIDQSLTRLGTDYIDLYQIHRWDYKTPIEETLETLDEIVKAGKVRYLGASSMFAWQFAKCLYLAEKHHWHRFISMQPHYNLIYREEEREMLPFCKVEKIAVMPWSPLARGRLARPLESQETARFVTDYVGKKLYDKTQEADNLIIKQVNRIAQQRDIAPSQVALAWLFKNPVVSTPIIGATKPHHLEDAVDALGIRLTKEEIRLLESPYVPHDIVGFS; encoded by the coding sequence ATGGAATACATCACATTAGGTCAGTCTGATCTTAAAGTCTCCAGACTTTGCTTAGGATGCATGAGTTATGGTGATCCAACCAGCGGCCATTATTCCTGGGTTCTCAACGAAAAAGATTCACGTCCTTTTATTAAACAAGCACTTGAGCTAGGGATTAATTTTTTTGATACCGCGAATATGTATTCCTTTGGAGCTAGTGAGCGAGTTCTTGGGAAAGCATTGAAAGATTTTGCGAAACGAACCGAAGTGGTTATTGCGACAAAAGTTTTTTTTCCCATGAATAAAGAGGATCCCAATAGCGGTGGTCTTTCAAGAAAGTCCATTCTTCATGAAATCGACCAAAGTTTGACCCGATTAGGCACAGACTACATCGATTTATATCAAATTCATCGCTGGGATTATAAAACACCCATCGAAGAAACCTTAGAAACACTTGATGAAATTGTGAAGGCAGGAAAAGTCCGCTACCTTGGCGCTTCGTCCATGTTCGCCTGGCAATTCGCCAAGTGCCTCTATTTAGCCGAGAAGCATCATTGGCATCGATTTATTTCCATGCAACCGCACTACAACCTGATTTATCGTGAAGAAGAGCGCGAAATGCTCCCGTTTTGCAAAGTTGAAAAAATCGCGGTAATGCCTTGGAGCCCTCTTGCCCGGGGAAGATTAGCTCGACCGCTTGAGAGTCAGGAAACTGCGCGTTTTGTAACCGATTACGTTGGCAAAAAACTTTATGATAAAACTCAAGAAGCGGATAATTTAATCATTAAGCAAGTCAACCGCATTGCCCAACAAAGAGACATCGCCCCCTCCCAAGTCGCCCTTGCTTGGCTCTTCAAAAATCCGGTGGTAAGCACACCAATCATTGGTGCAACAAAACCTCACCATCTCGAAGATGCAGTAGACGCATTAGGGATAAGATTAACAAAAGAAGAAATACGGTTACTTGAATCACCTTATGTTCCTCATGACATTGTCGGATTTTCATAA
- the parE gene encoding DNA topoisomerase IV subunit B: MSENYTAEAIEVLSGLEPVQRRPGMYTDTARPNHLAQEVIDNSVDEVIAGFASQIIVTLHEDGSIEVEDNGRGMPVDLHPQLGLSGVEVIMTRLHAGGKFSDKNYRFSGGLHGVGVSVVNALSERVEVTIKRNGIVYQMSFANGDKQQELNETGVTKKRDTGTIIRFWPNAKYFDTTKISIKQLTHVLRAKAVLCPGLSMTFINKATHEETHWCYEKGLADYLRQSLPTDYFPDEPFTGEFSSEEATVDWALAWSPAASGNLSESYVNLIPTVQGGTHVNGLRTGLHEALSSFCELRNLLPRGVKLTADDLWEPCQYVLSVKMKDPQFAGQTKERLSSRQTAGFVSSVVKDAFALWLNQHRTQGEAIAAFAIERAQKRLRQAKQVARKRVSQGPALPGKLADCLQQDLSQAELFLVEGDSAGGSAKQARNKDFQAILPLRGKILNSWEIDSSQVLASQEIHDISVAIGIDPGSEDLSGLRYGKLCILADADSDGAHIATLLCALFLRHFKPLVQAGHVFVAMPPLYRIDAGKIVHYALDDEEKEKIIAELTQTTKGKINVQRFKGLGEMNPMQLRETTMDPNTRRLVQLTLDDEEATMAMMDMMLAKKRAADRKTWLETKGNLAEI; the protein is encoded by the coding sequence ATGTCTGAAAACTACACAGCCGAAGCGATAGAGGTACTAAGCGGCCTTGAGCCAGTTCAACGTCGTCCAGGTATGTACACTGACACGGCCAGACCTAATCATTTAGCTCAAGAAGTTATCGATAACAGTGTTGACGAAGTGATTGCGGGCTTTGCAAGTCAAATTATTGTTACTCTCCATGAGGATGGCTCAATTGAGGTCGAAGATAATGGCCGAGGGATGCCAGTTGATCTCCACCCGCAACTCGGTTTGAGCGGGGTTGAAGTCATCATGACTCGTCTGCATGCCGGTGGAAAGTTTTCCGATAAAAATTATCGCTTTTCCGGTGGACTGCACGGCGTTGGGGTATCCGTGGTTAACGCCCTTTCAGAACGTGTTGAAGTCACCATCAAACGAAATGGTATTGTCTATCAGATGTCCTTTGCCAATGGCGACAAGCAGCAGGAACTCAATGAAACCGGTGTCACTAAAAAAAGGGATACAGGGACAATTATTCGCTTTTGGCCAAACGCTAAGTATTTTGACACCACCAAAATTTCGATCAAACAACTAACCCATGTGTTACGTGCCAAAGCAGTACTCTGCCCTGGCTTATCCATGACTTTTATCAATAAAGCCACCCATGAAGAAACCCATTGGTGCTATGAGAAAGGACTGGCTGATTATTTGCGGCAATCATTACCTACAGATTACTTTCCTGACGAGCCTTTCACTGGTGAATTTTCCAGCGAAGAAGCAACTGTAGATTGGGCGTTAGCTTGGTCACCCGCTGCCAGTGGCAATTTAAGCGAAAGCTATGTGAATTTAATCCCAACGGTTCAGGGCGGCACGCATGTCAATGGTTTGCGTACAGGACTTCATGAGGCTTTGTCCTCCTTTTGTGAATTACGCAATTTACTGCCGCGCGGTGTCAAATTAACTGCCGATGATCTCTGGGAGCCCTGCCAGTATGTATTATCCGTTAAAATGAAAGATCCACAGTTCGCCGGCCAAACGAAAGAGCGTTTGAGTTCGCGGCAAACAGCAGGTTTCGTCAGCAGTGTGGTCAAAGATGCTTTCGCCCTTTGGCTGAATCAACACCGCACCCAAGGAGAAGCAATCGCCGCGTTTGCTATTGAACGTGCGCAGAAGCGTCTGCGCCAAGCCAAACAAGTTGCTCGCAAACGAGTGAGCCAGGGCCCAGCACTGCCAGGAAAATTAGCCGACTGCCTGCAACAGGATCTCAGCCAAGCAGAGTTATTTCTGGTAGAGGGCGATTCTGCAGGAGGTTCAGCTAAACAGGCTCGTAATAAAGACTTTCAGGCTATTCTGCCGTTGCGAGGGAAAATTTTAAATTCCTGGGAAATTGATTCTTCACAAGTGTTGGCTTCACAGGAAATTCACGACATTTCTGTGGCGATTGGTATTGATCCAGGTTCAGAAGATCTAAGCGGCTTAAGATACGGTAAACTGTGTATTCTTGCCGATGCCGACTCAGATGGCGCACATATTGCAACACTTCTATGTGCTCTGTTCTTGAGGCATTTTAAACCTTTGGTTCAGGCAGGCCATGTTTTTGTTGCCATGCCGCCCTTGTACCGAATTGATGCGGGCAAAATTGTCCATTATGCCTTGGATGATGAAGAAAAAGAAAAAATAATTGCTGAACTCACCCAAACAACAAAAGGCAAAATTAATGTTCAGCGCTTTAAAGGATTAGGTGAAATGAACCCCATGCAATTACGTGAAACCACCATGGATCCCAATACCAGACGATTAGTGCAATTGACTCTTGATGATGAAGAAGCGACGATGGCAATGATGGACATGATGCTTGCCAAGAAAAGGGCGGCAGATCGCAAGACTTGGCTGGAAACAAAGGGGAATTTAGCCGAAATATAA
- the apbC gene encoding iron-sulfur cluster carrier protein ApbC, whose product MNLENRVFEILTNTPDELLGLNANQLGLHAKLTAEGKQISLSLQGGFPTLPLKTALLPTLQNALEQALPDYKIQINLEHFIKAHRTQLVGKGLRGIKNTIAIASGKGGVGKSTVAVNLAISLANAGAKVGILDADIYGPSIPLMLGKVNPVEISGEYYLPASAHGIQAMSIGYLTDSEQALIWRGPMLAKSLIQMLDITLWDELDYLIIDLPPGTGDIQLSLVQKIPLTAAVVVTTPQNIATLDAQKAIKMFERTNIDVLGLVENMSLHVCSQCGHQEAIFGEGGGQKLGDKFHVQLLGQLPLDSRIRQECDEGHPTAANPDDPLARPFLQTAMRAAVALAGKPLNYADKFPNIVVE is encoded by the coding sequence ATGAACTTAGAGAATCGTGTTTTTGAAATTCTAACCAACACCCCTGACGAATTACTCGGTTTAAACGCTAACCAATTAGGCTTACACGCAAAATTAACCGCAGAAGGAAAGCAAATCTCTTTATCCTTACAGGGAGGCTTTCCCACACTACCCCTGAAAACCGCTCTTTTACCCACATTGCAAAATGCCTTGGAGCAAGCCTTACCCGATTATAAAATTCAAATCAATCTTGAGCATTTCATTAAAGCACACCGAACCCAACTTGTTGGCAAAGGATTGCGCGGCATTAAAAACACTATTGCAATTGCTTCTGGAAAAGGCGGAGTCGGAAAATCAACAGTAGCAGTTAACTTAGCCATTTCATTGGCTAACGCTGGGGCTAAAGTAGGCATTTTAGACGCAGATATTTATGGCCCAAGCATTCCTCTCATGCTAGGCAAGGTGAATCCTGTGGAAATCAGTGGCGAATATTATCTCCCGGCATCTGCCCACGGCATACAAGCCATGTCAATTGGTTACCTGACCGACAGTGAGCAAGCTTTAATTTGGCGCGGGCCAATGCTGGCCAAATCACTCATCCAAATGCTGGATATTACTTTATGGGATGAATTGGATTACTTGATTATTGACTTACCCCCTGGGACGGGTGACATCCAATTAAGTCTAGTGCAAAAAATCCCTTTAACTGCGGCTGTGGTTGTAACCACGCCACAAAACATAGCCACTTTGGACGCGCAAAAAGCAATCAAAATGTTCGAAAGAACAAACATCGACGTTTTAGGCTTAGTCGAGAATATGTCCTTACATGTTTGTAGTCAGTGCGGGCATCAAGAAGCAATTTTTGGCGAGGGCGGTGGACAAAAATTGGGCGATAAGTTCCACGTCCAATTGCTTGGCCAATTACCCTTAGACAGTCGCATCCGCCAGGAGTGTGATGAAGGCCACCCTACAGCAGCTAACCCGGATGATCCGTTGGCTAGACCCTTCTTGCAGACTGCAATGCGTGCTGCGGTTGCGCTAGCTGGTAAACCCTTAAATTATGCAGACAAATTCCCGAATATTGTGGTTGAGTAA
- a CDS encoding UvrD-helicase domain-containing protein translates to MLRDSQQRTQATDPRRSFIVQAPAGSGKTEILTQRYLRLLSTVNEPEQIVALTFTRKAASEMRERILCALKQVACGAKASTPHQEQTYYYAAEALTHADKKNWRLLDHPGRLRIITIDSLCQMLCHAIPLHEKQVAFAQVSENPEIHYRAAAKACLAHALEDKTLHQPLKTLLEHLDNRQDRILNLFGELLATRDQWLPSLYSARMQNKANYEEMLASIEQHELARFVQTVPLDCRDELCSLACQIANIESKPESARYALREWENFNQINRKIAAGLASLLLTAEEKLRKGFDHHVGLRKGACEDRLYDRLKANSKALLLKLDETPEFLESLIKVKNLPPPQYDPEQWQVLQALFVLLPLLVGHLHVIFTQQNEVDFTAISQQALNALGDDEQPTDLALYLDNTIQHLLIDEFQDTSIQQFQLLTKLVQGWQPNDGRTMFVVGDPMQSIYRFRQAEVGLFLKAKQTGIGSVVLDSLELCCNFRSTATIIDWVNQQFSTIFPQYDDVESGAISFSPSVNVKTDSESCAIGAWQFSNRRLEAQALVECVAEELKKYPDDQIAILVRSRTQLSEIINLLREQKIPFQGVDIEHLAGLSHLRDLWSLTQALLLPANRLAWLALLRSPLCGLSLNDLHSVANFDRKKPIYYALSQSECLTHLSEDGRRRAQFIYAVLHNALACRYQQSLVEWIAQTLKDLQVDKILDTAQQDDLEQFWLLLERFAPPGKPLDLKAFKTEFDKLYSQRVNPSRLQVMTIHKSKGLEFDCVILPGLSSKSQNKDQPMLRWLKLPSKKQGELLLVSPIKAAHQGQCLLYDYLGQLDAEKDCYELQRLFYVAATRAKKRLYLFDSSEKETKGTFRSFLKNQEFLTQTEEKLEETAGQSLPLLYRLPIEAYLHLPSAPETLGKKSVLSVPHGPARQMGIVGHELLQWICDNHPISISEIPWAMVKRQFKRLGFTPKEQDEAYLSLNQQITHLFKDPIGQWLIKAHQEEHNEYEFLVDDRGLVSTRIIDRTFVEDGIRWIIDFKTGSEEEAAQLQHRQQVNHYAQLMAIRSQEPIRCGLYYLASSHWVTWEYQSDLNLCHLSNG, encoded by the coding sequence ATGCTTAGGGATAGTCAACAGCGTACACAAGCTACCGATCCGCGGCGCTCGTTTATAGTACAGGCGCCCGCGGGTTCAGGTAAAACCGAAATTCTGACGCAACGTTACTTACGTTTGTTAAGCACAGTCAACGAACCAGAGCAAATTGTAGCGCTTACGTTTACACGAAAAGCAGCCAGTGAAATGCGCGAGCGTATTTTGTGCGCGCTTAAACAAGTGGCTTGCGGTGCGAAAGCAAGCACCCCTCATCAGGAACAAACCTATTACTATGCTGCAGAAGCCCTTACCCATGCAGATAAGAAAAATTGGAGGTTGCTTGACCATCCAGGACGCTTACGCATTATTACGATTGATTCCCTATGTCAAATGCTATGCCATGCAATCCCCTTGCATGAAAAGCAGGTTGCTTTTGCCCAAGTCAGTGAAAACCCTGAAATTCATTATCGAGCTGCAGCTAAAGCGTGTCTTGCGCACGCACTTGAGGACAAAACTCTTCATCAACCTCTAAAGACACTATTGGAACATTTAGATAATCGCCAAGACCGAATCCTTAACCTATTTGGCGAATTACTTGCCACGCGTGATCAATGGTTACCCTCTTTATATTCTGCACGCATGCAGAACAAAGCTAATTATGAAGAGATGTTGGCATCCATTGAACAGCATGAGCTTGCCCGCTTTGTGCAGACTGTTCCTTTAGATTGTCGTGATGAATTATGTTCATTGGCTTGTCAAATAGCTAATATTGAATCTAAACCTGAATCAGCGCGTTATGCATTACGTGAATGGGAAAATTTCAACCAAATAAACCGCAAAATTGCGGCTGGTTTGGCCTCTCTCCTCCTTACCGCCGAAGAAAAGCTAAGAAAGGGCTTTGATCATCATGTTGGCCTCAGAAAAGGCGCTTGCGAAGATAGGCTATACGATAGACTAAAAGCAAATTCCAAAGCACTTTTACTTAAGCTTGATGAAACACCCGAATTTCTTGAGTCTTTAATCAAAGTCAAAAATCTTCCCCCACCGCAGTATGATCCTGAGCAATGGCAAGTACTGCAGGCTTTATTTGTTTTGTTGCCCCTTTTGGTTGGCCATTTGCATGTGATTTTTACTCAGCAAAACGAAGTAGACTTTACCGCCATTTCCCAGCAAGCCTTGAATGCTTTAGGGGATGATGAGCAACCTACCGATTTAGCGCTCTACCTCGATAACACCATTCAGCACCTATTGATTGATGAATTTCAAGATACTTCAATTCAGCAGTTTCAGCTATTAACCAAGCTCGTACAAGGTTGGCAGCCTAATGACGGCAGAACTATGTTTGTCGTGGGTGATCCCATGCAATCGATTTATCGTTTCCGTCAGGCAGAAGTTGGCCTTTTCTTAAAAGCAAAACAGACAGGAATTGGCTCGGTGGTGTTAGACAGCTTAGAGTTATGTTGTAATTTTCGCTCCACTGCAACCATAATTGATTGGGTCAACCAACAATTTAGCACCATTTTTCCGCAGTACGATGATGTGGAATCTGGAGCGATTTCTTTTTCTCCTTCCGTAAATGTCAAAACTGACAGCGAAAGTTGCGCTATTGGGGCTTGGCAATTTTCAAATCGTCGCCTGGAAGCACAAGCTTTAGTCGAATGCGTAGCAGAAGAGTTAAAAAAATACCCAGATGATCAAATTGCAATCCTTGTTCGTTCGCGCACACAATTAAGTGAAATCATTAATTTATTGCGTGAACAAAAAATCCCTTTTCAAGGGGTGGATATAGAACATTTAGCCGGACTCTCACATCTTCGGGATCTTTGGTCATTAACTCAAGCACTATTATTACCGGCAAACCGCTTAGCTTGGTTAGCGCTGTTGCGTAGCCCTCTTTGCGGTTTATCGCTCAATGATTTGCATTCCGTTGCCAATTTCGACCGAAAAAAACCCATTTATTACGCATTATCTCAATCAGAGTGTTTGACCCATTTGAGCGAAGACGGGCGTAGGCGTGCACAATTTATCTATGCGGTACTCCACAATGCACTTGCCTGTCGTTATCAACAATCTTTGGTTGAGTGGATCGCTCAAACACTCAAAGACTTGCAGGTCGATAAAATTCTCGATACGGCTCAGCAAGATGATTTAGAGCAGTTTTGGTTATTACTTGAGCGCTTCGCGCCTCCTGGCAAACCGCTTGATCTGAAGGCTTTTAAAACCGAATTCGACAAACTTTATTCGCAACGGGTTAACCCTTCACGCTTGCAAGTCATGACCATTCATAAATCCAAAGGATTGGAATTTGATTGTGTGATTTTGCCGGGCTTGAGCAGCAAATCGCAAAATAAAGATCAACCCATGCTGCGCTGGTTAAAACTTCCGAGCAAGAAACAAGGTGAGCTTTTGCTTGTTTCACCGATTAAAGCAGCACATCAAGGGCAATGTTTGTTGTATGATTATCTTGGCCAATTAGATGCCGAAAAAGATTGTTACGAATTGCAACGCTTGTTTTACGTGGCTGCAACACGTGCTAAAAAACGCCTCTACCTTTTTGATAGCAGTGAAAAGGAAACCAAAGGCACTTTTCGCAGCTTCTTAAAAAATCAAGAATTTTTAACGCAAACTGAAGAAAAACTGGAAGAAACAGCTGGGCAATCTTTACCACTACTCTATCGATTGCCTATCGAGGCTTATCTCCATCTTCCTTCTGCCCCAGAAACCTTAGGGAAAAAATCAGTGCTCTCCGTCCCGCATGGGCCAGCACGGCAAATGGGTATCGTAGGACATGAATTATTGCAATGGATTTGCGATAATCACCCGATTTCGATTAGCGAAATACCTTGGGCAATGGTTAAAAGGCAGTTTAAACGTTTGGGATTTACCCCCAAAGAGCAAGATGAAGCGTACCTATCGCTTAACCAACAAATCACCCATTTATTCAAGGATCCTATAGGCCAATGGCTAATTAAAGCGCATCAAGAAGAACATAATGAATATGAGTTTCTCGTTGATGACAGAGGGTTAGTGTCCACCAGAATTATTGACCGAACCTTCGTTGAAGACGGTATTCGCTGGATCATTGATTTTAAAACTGGCAGTGAAGAAGAAGCAGCACAACTACAACATCGTCAACAGGTGAATCATTATGCGCAACTAATGGCAATTCGCTCCCAAGAACCTATACGCTGCGGCCTTTATTATTTAGCGAGCAGTCATTGGGTTACCTGGGAATATCAATCAGACTTAAACCTGTGTCATCTTAGTAATGGATAA
- a CDS encoding bifunctional aspartate kinase/diaminopimelate decarboxylase, protein MQQVVTKFGGTSVSSLQTWENIAEITKQHRANGVQPVIVCSALTQASNKLEKAIEAALLNQHQNIEAEIAQGYVELAEALQVPSELINADLEQLKQWLTGIALLKEAPAKTRAQILSLGELMMTRLGHAFLHNRGIKCLWLDVREALVSTPIPGGDSVNYLAARCNSEPKPELKQKLIDSGADAIITQGFFAANPQGDTVLLGRGGSDTSAALLAALLQASICEIWTDVPGIYTANPHQLPNARLLKQLNYDEAQEIASMGAKVLHPNCLPPVRRAGIPMVVKFTRMPEHSGTRISKESDEKAPPIKSIQVKNNIILISIDTLNMWQQVGFLADVFTAFKLHGFSVDLLSSSEFNVTLSLDSNAKLRDRSALDALLADLNRFGRAKLIEPCSAVSLVGHHIRTVLPQLGPTLEVFDAQQVYLMSLASNDLNLTFVVDEGQADKLCQKLHALLIENNPQSFYYSKSWQEEFGNGGSRNKPWWEVERERLLDLAATNSPCYVYHRPTQIAKANELLSLKSIDQLYYAIKANPNPALLQTLYQKGIGFECVSLEELKHVLSTFPQINKQRILFTPNFAAREEYEFAFSLGCHVTVDNLYPLENWPEIFKKQHILVRIDPGCGAGHHRYVCTGGNESKFGIPHTDLSKLIPLIEQNHIKVIGLHSHSGSGILTPELWQQAALMLTSLLPQFPDVKIINLGGGLGIVEKPGQQALDLAALDASLMAVKSSFANLAFWLEPGRFFVAESGVLLAKVTQCKEKGKTRFIGIETGMNSLIRPSLYGAYHEIVNLTRLNEEKADFAHIVGPICESGDTLGYDRPMPKTQEKDIILIATAGAYGHSMSSNYNLRPPAQEIILD, encoded by the coding sequence ATGCAACAGGTTGTTACAAAATTTGGCGGAACAAGCGTTTCTTCCTTACAAACTTGGGAAAATATTGCAGAAATTACAAAACAGCATAGAGCTAATGGTGTGCAACCTGTCATCGTCTGTTCAGCGCTCACACAAGCTTCAAATAAGCTTGAGAAAGCAATCGAAGCAGCACTTCTTAATCAACATCAAAACATAGAAGCCGAAATTGCCCAGGGTTATGTAGAACTAGCTGAAGCCCTGCAAGTCCCTTCCGAATTAATCAACGCCGACTTGGAGCAGTTAAAGCAATGGCTAACAGGTATTGCCCTTTTAAAGGAAGCCCCTGCTAAAACCCGTGCTCAAATTTTAAGCCTAGGTGAACTCATGATGACCCGCCTAGGCCATGCTTTCCTTCACAATAGGGGGATTAAATGCTTGTGGCTTGATGTGCGCGAGGCCCTCGTTTCTACCCCTATCCCAGGAGGCGATTCCGTAAACTATCTGGCTGCCCGTTGTAATTCGGAACCCAAACCTGAGCTGAAACAAAAATTAATTGACAGTGGTGCTGATGCCATCATTACCCAAGGCTTTTTCGCAGCTAATCCGCAAGGGGATACTGTACTGTTAGGAAGAGGGGGTTCTGATACTTCAGCTGCCTTGCTTGCAGCACTTTTACAAGCAAGTATTTGTGAAATCTGGACTGATGTACCGGGTATTTACACTGCTAACCCTCATCAATTACCTAATGCCCGTCTTCTAAAACAACTAAATTATGATGAAGCGCAAGAAATTGCATCGATGGGTGCTAAAGTTCTACACCCTAATTGCCTGCCGCCAGTACGTAGGGCTGGAATTCCTATGGTCGTTAAATTCACGCGTATGCCAGAACATTCCGGCACCCGCATTTCTAAAGAAAGCGATGAAAAAGCCCCCCCAATTAAATCCATTCAGGTTAAAAACAATATTATCCTGATCTCAATTGATACATTAAACATGTGGCAGCAAGTAGGATTTTTGGCCGATGTTTTTACTGCATTTAAATTACATGGCTTTTCGGTTGATTTGCTATCATCCTCAGAATTTAACGTCACACTCTCTTTAGACAGCAACGCTAAACTCCGTGATCGCTCCGCTTTGGATGCATTGCTAGCCGATTTAAATCGATTTGGCCGCGCTAAACTTATTGAACCCTGCAGTGCGGTAAGCTTAGTTGGTCATCACATCCGCACCGTACTTCCGCAATTAGGCCCAACCCTTGAAGTGTTCGATGCCCAGCAAGTGTATCTGATGTCTTTAGCTTCAAATGATTTGAATTTGACCTTTGTCGTCGATGAAGGCCAGGCCGATAAATTATGCCAAAAATTACATGCCTTATTAATTGAAAATAATCCTCAAAGTTTTTATTACTCCAAGAGCTGGCAAGAAGAATTTGGCAATGGCGGATCAAGGAATAAACCTTGGTGGGAAGTCGAACGCGAGCGCTTGCTTGACCTTGCAGCCACAAACTCACCTTGCTATGTTTACCATCGGCCGACTCAAATTGCCAAAGCGAATGAATTGCTTAGCTTAAAATCAATTGATCAATTGTATTACGCGATCAAAGCAAATCCTAACCCAGCGCTTTTACAAACCCTGTACCAAAAAGGAATCGGATTTGAATGTGTTTCACTTGAGGAACTTAAGCATGTCTTAAGCACCTTTCCACAGATAAACAAGCAACGCATCCTCTTTACCCCTAATTTTGCCGCTAGAGAGGAGTATGAGTTTGCTTTTTCTTTAGGGTGCCATGTGACAGTAGATAATCTATATCCTTTGGAGAATTGGCCCGAGATTTTCAAAAAGCAACACATTTTAGTACGAATCGATCCGGGTTGTGGCGCGGGTCATCACAGATATGTCTGCACAGGGGGCAATGAATCCAAATTTGGTATTCCGCACACTGATTTATCAAAGCTAATTCCATTAATTGAACAAAACCATATTAAAGTCATCGGACTTCACTCCCATTCTGGTTCAGGCATTCTAACTCCTGAGCTCTGGCAACAAGCCGCGCTGATGCTCACTTCCTTACTTCCTCAATTCCCCGATGTGAAAATCATTAATTTGGGGGGTGGATTAGGTATCGTTGAAAAGCCTGGGCAACAAGCTTTGGATTTAGCCGCATTGGATGCCTCGCTTATGGCTGTTAAATCAAGTTTCGCAAATTTGGCATTTTGGTTAGAGCCAGGTCGATTCTTTGTTGCTGAAAGCGGTGTCCTTCTTGCTAAAGTGACGCAATGCAAAGAGAAAGGTAAAACCCGTTTTATTGGTATTGAAACGGGCATGAATAGTTTAATACGCCCTTCTCTTTATGGTGCTTATCATGAAATTGTGAACTTGACTCGATTGAATGAAGAAAAAGCTGACTTTGCGCACATTGTTGGCCCTATTTGTGAGTCGGGCGATACTTTAGGCTATGATCGGCCCATGCCTAAAACGCAAGAAAAGGACATTATCCTGATAGCAACCGCTGGAGCTTATGGACATAGTATGAGTTCAAATTATAATCTCAGGCCACCTGCACAAGAGATCATACTGGATTAA